In Achromobacter spanius, the following proteins share a genomic window:
- the ilvD gene encoding dihydroxy-acid dehydratase, whose product MPHYRSRTSTHGRNMAGARALWRATGMKDGDFGKPIIAVVNSFTQFVPGHVHLRDLGALVAKEIEAAGGVAKEFNTIAVDDGIAMGHGGMLYSLPSRELIADSVEYMVNAHCADAMVCISNCDKITPGMLMAAMRLNIPVVFVSGGPMEAGKVKSPTDGKVIAKIDLIDAMIKAADPKVSDAEVAEVERSACPTCGSCSGMFTANSMNCLTEAIGLALPGNGTIVATHAWRKGLFEQAGRLVVDLCRRYYVEEDESVLPRNIATKSAFQNAMALDVAMGGSTNTVLHLLAAAQEAGVDFTMADIDRISRKVPCLCKAAPATDKYHIEDVHRAGGILGILGELARADLLDLSCGNVHSGTLGNAIQQWDVAGDASEEAQKFYRAAPGGIPTTVAFSQDATFLTLDTDRKTGCIRSKESAYSKDGGLAVLYGNLAEKGCIVKTAGVDESQWVFTGRARVFESQDDAVEGILGDKIVAGDVVVIRYEGPKGGPGMQEMLYPTSYLKSKGLGKTCALFTDGRFSGGSSGLVIGHASPEAAEGGTIGLVEEGDVIEIDIPNRKMHLAVSDEELARRRAAMDARVDGWEPVGRERVVSQALQAYAALATSADRGAVRDLSQLKQKAKR is encoded by the coding sequence ATGCCGCATTACCGTTCCCGCACATCGACCCACGGCCGCAACATGGCCGGCGCCCGCGCCCTGTGGCGCGCCACTGGCATGAAGGACGGTGATTTCGGCAAGCCGATTATCGCGGTGGTGAACTCCTTCACGCAGTTCGTGCCGGGCCACGTACACCTGCGCGACCTGGGCGCCTTGGTCGCCAAGGAAATCGAAGCCGCCGGCGGCGTCGCCAAGGAATTCAACACGATCGCCGTCGATGACGGCATCGCCATGGGCCACGGCGGCATGCTGTATTCGCTGCCGTCGCGCGAACTCATCGCCGACTCGGTCGAATACATGGTCAACGCGCATTGCGCCGACGCCATGGTCTGCATTTCGAACTGCGACAAGATCACCCCGGGCATGCTGATGGCCGCCATGCGCCTGAACATTCCGGTCGTGTTCGTGTCCGGCGGCCCGATGGAAGCCGGCAAGGTCAAGTCGCCCACTGATGGCAAAGTCATCGCCAAGATCGACCTGATCGACGCCATGATCAAGGCCGCCGACCCGAAGGTGTCGGACGCCGAAGTCGCCGAAGTGGAACGCAGCGCCTGCCCGACGTGCGGCTCCTGTTCCGGCATGTTCACCGCCAACTCGATGAACTGCCTGACCGAAGCCATCGGCCTGGCGCTGCCGGGCAACGGCACCATCGTGGCCACGCACGCATGGCGCAAGGGCTTGTTCGAGCAAGCCGGCCGCCTGGTCGTGGACCTGTGCCGCCGCTACTACGTGGAAGAAGACGAATCGGTCCTGCCGCGCAACATCGCCACCAAGAGCGCGTTCCAGAACGCGATGGCGCTGGACGTGGCCATGGGCGGCTCCACCAATACCGTGCTGCACTTGCTGGCCGCGGCGCAGGAAGCCGGCGTGGACTTCACCATGGCCGACATCGACCGCATTTCGCGCAAGGTGCCCTGCCTGTGCAAGGCGGCGCCCGCCACCGACAAGTACCACATTGAAGACGTGCACCGCGCGGGCGGCATCCTGGGCATCCTGGGTGAACTGGCGCGCGCCGATCTCCTGGACCTGTCTTGCGGCAACGTGCACAGCGGCACGCTGGGCAACGCCATCCAGCAGTGGGACGTGGCCGGCGACGCAAGCGAAGAAGCGCAGAAGTTCTATCGCGCGGCCCCCGGCGGCATCCCGACCACGGTCGCCTTCAGCCAGGACGCCACGTTCCTGACGCTGGACACGGACCGCAAGACGGGCTGCATCCGCAGCAAGGAAAGCGCTTATTCCAAGGACGGCGGCCTGGCCGTGCTGTACGGCAACCTGGCCGAGAAGGGCTGCATCGTCAAGACGGCCGGCGTGGACGAATCGCAATGGGTCTTCACGGGCCGCGCCCGCGTCTTCGAAAGCCAGGACGACGCCGTTGAAGGCATCCTGGGCGACAAGATCGTGGCGGGCGACGTGGTCGTGATCCGCTACGAAGGCCCCAAGGGCGGCCCGGGCATGCAGGAAATGCTGTATCCCACGTCGTACCTGAAGTCCAAGGGCCTGGGCAAGACCTGCGCGCTCTTCACCGATGGCCGCTTTTCGGGCGGCTCGTCGGGCCTGGTGATCGGCCACGCCTCGCCGGAAGCGGCCGAGGGCGGCACGATCGGCCTGGTGGAAGAGGGTGACGTCATCGAGATCGACATCCCGAACCGCAAGATGCACCTGGCCGTGTCCGACGAAGAACTGGCTCGCCGCCGCGCCGCGATGGATGCGCGCGTCGATGGCTGGGAGCCCGTCGGGCGCGAACGTGTCGTGTCGCAAGCCTTGCAGGCTTATGCGGCGTTGGCCACGTCTGCCGATCGCGGCGCGGTGCGTGATCTGTCGCAGTTGAAGCAGAAAGCCAAGCGTTGA
- a CDS encoding LysR family transcriptional regulator has translation MALNSDALRVFLGVVDAGSLSAAAELLGQTASGVSRALSRLEEDLGVMLLNRTTRRMELTEEGAHFLPKARQIVASLEEAEECMRMVHQRPAGRLRVDASVPVMLHCVVPHVGEFRREYPEISLELTSNDRIVDLIEHRTDIAIRMGPLTDSTLHARVLRPSPRWMMASPDYIARHGAPETVEDLAKHEVLGFTQPESLNLWPLKHAGGSSYQATPTLATSSGETQRQLALRGVGIACLSDFVVREDIAAGRLVKVMEGVYSDQLQPMHAVYHRNTQLSRRIACFLDFFAGRV, from the coding sequence ATGGCTTTGAATTCCGACGCATTGCGCGTGTTCCTGGGGGTGGTGGATGCCGGGTCGCTTAGCGCCGCCGCCGAACTCCTGGGCCAGACCGCATCAGGTGTCAGCCGCGCGCTGTCGCGGCTGGAAGAGGATCTTGGCGTGATGCTGCTGAACCGCACCACAAGGCGTATGGAGCTGACGGAAGAGGGCGCGCATTTCCTGCCCAAGGCGCGGCAGATCGTGGCGTCCTTGGAAGAAGCCGAAGAGTGCATGCGCATGGTGCATCAGCGGCCGGCGGGACGCTTGCGGGTGGACGCGTCGGTGCCGGTGATGCTGCATTGCGTGGTGCCGCACGTGGGGGAATTCCGGCGCGAGTATCCCGAGATTTCGCTGGAGCTGACCAGCAACGACCGCATCGTGGATTTGATAGAGCACCGTACAGATATCGCGATCCGCATGGGTCCGCTGACGGATTCCACGCTGCACGCGCGCGTTCTGCGGCCGTCGCCGCGTTGGATGATGGCCAGCCCTGACTACATCGCCCGGCATGGGGCGCCGGAAACGGTGGAGGACCTGGCCAAGCATGAGGTGCTGGGCTTCACACAGCCTGAAAGCCTGAACCTGTGGCCGCTGAAGCACGCGGGCGGGTCAAGTTATCAGGCGACGCCGACCTTGGCGACGTCAAGCGGCGAGACGCAGCGGCAGTTGGCGTTGCGCGGCGTGGGCATCGCGTGTTTGTCCGACTTTGTGGTGCGTGAGGATATTGCGGCGGGACGCTTGGTGAAGGTGATGGAAGGGGTGTACAGCGATCAGCTGCAGCCGATGCACGCGGTGTACCACCGCAACACGCAGCTGTCGCGGCGGATTGCGTGTTTTTTGGATTTTTTTGCGGGGCGGGTGTGA
- a CDS encoding IS481 family transposase: MPWKESSLMSCRMEFVQLALQPGSNVRELCRRFDISAKTAYKWLGRYEQNGQAGLQDLSRRPGNSPGRTCEQIEAQVIDLHKRYPYWGPRKLRALLGPTTAPAPSTISAILRRHGYRVQGEDSNAGLANQRFEHEAPNLLWQMDFKGHFALTDARQGRCHPLTLLDDHSRYALCIQACGDERSKTVQQHLKAVFRRYGLPERITADNGPSWASVRGLGLTGLEVWLMRLGVRISHSRPRHPQTQGKLERLHRTLKRELIQARGFSSLLDCQQAMDQWREQYNHVRPHQALGQMPPLSRYRPSPRRYPASLPPIEYEPGDRVLKVRTKGQIIVNGRVVFVGEGMAGLPVAVRPSSQDGVLDVVFLYKIVQQIDLRARQ; encoded by the coding sequence ATGCCGTGGAAGGAGTCAAGCCTTATGTCCTGCCGAATGGAGTTCGTTCAGCTTGCCCTGCAACCGGGCAGCAATGTGCGGGAGCTTTGCCGGCGTTTCGATATCAGCGCCAAGACCGCATACAAGTGGTTGGGCCGCTACGAGCAGAACGGCCAGGCTGGGTTGCAAGATCTGTCTCGCAGGCCAGGCAATAGTCCTGGGCGCACGTGTGAGCAAATCGAAGCGCAGGTGATCGACCTGCACAAGCGTTACCCGTACTGGGGGCCTCGCAAGTTGCGGGCGCTGCTTGGGCCGACTACGGCGCCCGCGCCCAGTACCATCTCGGCAATTTTGCGACGACATGGCTATCGGGTCCAAGGCGAGGACTCGAACGCCGGGCTGGCGAACCAGCGCTTTGAGCATGAGGCGCCAAACCTGTTGTGGCAGATGGACTTCAAGGGGCACTTTGCCCTGACCGACGCGCGTCAGGGACGGTGCCATCCGCTGACGCTATTGGACGATCACTCACGCTACGCCCTGTGCATCCAGGCTTGTGGCGATGAGCGCAGCAAAACCGTGCAGCAGCACCTGAAGGCCGTATTTCGCCGTTACGGATTGCCCGAACGGATCACCGCGGACAACGGCCCATCCTGGGCATCGGTGCGCGGCCTGGGGCTGACAGGCCTGGAGGTTTGGCTCATGCGGCTGGGTGTGCGTATCAGCCACAGTCGCCCTCGCCACCCGCAAACCCAAGGCAAGCTAGAACGCCTGCATCGAACGCTCAAGCGCGAGTTGATCCAGGCCCGGGGGTTTAGCAGTCTGCTGGACTGCCAGCAAGCCATGGATCAGTGGCGTGAACAGTACAACCACGTCCGGCCCCACCAGGCGTTGGGGCAGATGCCGCCCCTGTCGAGATATAGACCTAGCCCTCGTCGCTATCCTGCCTCGTTGCCTCCGATCGAATACGAGCCGGGCGATCGAGTGCTCAAGGTCAGGACCAAAGGGCAGATCATTGTGAACGGACGCGTCGTCTTCGTCGGAGAGGGAATGGCGGGTCTGCCTGTCGCGGTCAGACCCTCCTCGCAAGACGGCGTGCTTGATGTCGTCTTCCTGTACAAAATTGTTCAACAGATCGACCTCAGAGCACGCCAATAG
- the lpdA gene encoding dihydrolipoyl dehydrogenase: MTKTEFDLIVVGGGPGGYVAAIRAAQLGMSVALVERAELGGICLNWGCIPTKALLHSATVLRACQEASHYGVTGSSEARADLAAMVARSRKVAGRLGQGVAHLVKKNGVTVFAATATLAGAGKLSLDNGATPAGKQSIDDSTTLASKRSINDGTTLTAKHIILATGARARELPALPVGERIWAYRQALMPDRIPKSLLVVGAGAIGAEFASFYRAIGSEVTLIDMTPEILPQEDAEISQLARKAFEKQGIRVMTQCAVTASALTDTGVKVTLEQQGKKTDLEVDRVIVAAGIVGNVENLGLEKTRVKVEKTHIVTDGFCRTAEPGVYAIGDVAGAPWLAHKASHEGVLCVEAIAGNIVHAIDPLRIPACTYSYPQVASIGMTEARARDHAKAHGSEIRVGKFSFAGNGKAIAMGEDQGLVKTVFDAKSGELLGAHIIHPEASELITGYGVAASLEATEEDLMHTVFAHPTLSETLHESVLSAFGRALHG, from the coding sequence ATGACGAAGACCGAGTTTGACCTGATCGTCGTGGGCGGCGGCCCCGGTGGCTACGTGGCCGCCATCCGCGCCGCGCAGTTGGGCATGTCGGTGGCGCTGGTGGAACGCGCGGAGCTCGGCGGCATCTGCCTGAACTGGGGCTGCATCCCCACCAAGGCGTTGCTGCACAGCGCGACGGTGCTGCGCGCCTGCCAGGAAGCCTCGCACTACGGCGTGACAGGCTCAAGCGAAGCGCGCGCCGACCTGGCCGCCATGGTGGCGCGGTCACGCAAGGTGGCGGGCCGGCTAGGCCAGGGCGTTGCGCACTTGGTGAAGAAGAACGGCGTGACGGTGTTTGCCGCCACGGCCACGTTGGCGGGCGCGGGCAAGCTGTCGCTCGATAACGGCGCCACGCCGGCGGGCAAACAATCGATCGACGACAGCACGACGCTGGCGAGCAAACGGTCTATCAACGACGGCACCACGCTGACGGCCAAGCACATCATTCTGGCGACCGGCGCACGCGCCCGCGAACTGCCCGCGTTACCGGTTGGCGAACGCATCTGGGCCTATCGCCAGGCCTTGATGCCGGACCGCATCCCAAAGTCCTTGCTGGTGGTGGGTGCAGGTGCCATCGGCGCCGAGTTCGCCAGCTTCTACCGTGCTATCGGGTCTGAAGTCACGCTGATCGACATGACGCCCGAAATCCTGCCGCAAGAAGACGCGGAGATCTCGCAGTTGGCACGCAAGGCGTTTGAAAAGCAAGGCATCCGCGTCATGACGCAATGCGCCGTCACGGCGTCTGCGTTGACCGACACGGGCGTCAAGGTCACGCTGGAACAGCAAGGCAAGAAGACAGACCTTGAGGTAGACCGCGTCATCGTCGCGGCCGGCATCGTCGGCAATGTCGAAAACCTGGGGCTGGAGAAAACACGCGTAAAGGTCGAGAAAACCCACATCGTCACCGATGGTTTTTGCCGCACCGCCGAGCCCGGCGTCTACGCCATCGGCGACGTGGCCGGCGCACCCTGGCTTGCCCACAAGGCCAGCCACGAAGGCGTGCTGTGCGTGGAAGCCATCGCCGGCAACATCGTGCACGCCATCGACCCCTTGCGCATTCCCGCCTGCACCTATTCGTACCCACAAGTGGCCAGCATCGGCATGACGGAAGCCCGCGCGCGCGATCACGCAAAGGCGCACGGCAGCGAGATCCGCGTCGGCAAATTCAGCTTCGCGGGCAACGGCAAGGCCATCGCCATGGGCGAAGACCAAGGCCTGGTGAAGACCGTGTTCGACGCAAAATCAGGAGAATTGCTGGGCGCGCACATCATTCACCCGGAAGCGTCCGAGTTGATCACGGGGTACGGCGTGGCAGCCTCATTGGAAGCGACCGAGGAAGATCTGATGCACACCGTCTTCGCGCATCCGACCTTGTCGGAAACGCTGCATGAATCGGTGTTAAGCGCCTTTGGGCGGGCGTTGCATGGGTAA
- a CDS encoding pyruvate dehydrogenase complex dihydrolipoamide acetyltransferase, whose amino-acid sequence MAHLIKLPSIAADTSDGNLHQWLKKEGDPVAVGDALAEIETEKAIVEINAEHAGVLGRIVIPAGATSVPINTVIGVLLADGDDESAIDRLLEEHGGAAAGSPGSTAPRVAAPAAAAPAAAASAAVGSPGAMSPTSGSPAAPALSASGIAPASNTPVPGGRLFASPLARRLAAQWHVNLLGVTGTGPHGRIVRRDVEAARDRAPDASGLATTTALASSNRPAARRVPHTGMRRAIARRLTESKQNVPHFYLSVDCKMDALLALRSQANHGGAVKLSVNDFIVRAAALALREVPEVNVSWHDDAIEYHAGADISVAVATDGGLVTPIVRDADVKPLSAIAAEIVELAGRAKINRLKPEEFTGGSLTVSNLGMYGITQFAAIINPPQAAILAVGAAERRPVVGENGELVAATVMTVTLSADHRAVDGAVGARWLAAFRTLIENPVRILL is encoded by the coding sequence GTGGCTCACCTTATCAAGCTCCCTTCAATTGCCGCCGATACGTCGGACGGCAACCTGCATCAGTGGCTCAAGAAAGAAGGCGACCCGGTTGCCGTCGGCGACGCGCTGGCGGAAATCGAAACCGAAAAGGCCATTGTCGAAATCAACGCTGAACACGCGGGCGTGCTGGGCCGCATCGTGATCCCGGCCGGCGCGACGTCGGTGCCGATCAATACGGTGATTGGTGTGTTGTTGGCCGACGGCGATGATGAATCGGCGATCGATCGCTTGTTGGAGGAACATGGCGGGGCGGCGGCGGGATCGCCGGGCAGCACGGCACCCAGAGTTGCGGCGCCGGCTGCCGCAGCGCCGGCTGCCGCAGCGTCAGCTGCTGTCGGATCGCCAGGCGCAATGTCGCCCACTTCTGGATCGCCGGCCGCGCCCGCCCTGTCCGCGTCTGGCATTGCCCCTGCCTCCAACACTCCCGTCCCCGGCGGACGCCTGTTCGCCAGTCCCTTGGCACGCCGGCTGGCCGCGCAGTGGCATGTGAACTTGCTGGGCGTGACAGGCACCGGCCCGCATGGCCGCATCGTGCGCCGCGACGTCGAAGCCGCGCGCGACCGTGCGCCCGATGCATCCGGTTTGGCCACTACCACCGCCCTCGCCTCATCAAACCGCCCGGCCGCCCGCCGCGTGCCGCACACCGGCATGCGCCGCGCCATCGCCCGCCGCCTGACGGAAAGCAAGCAGAACGTGCCGCATTTCTACCTGTCGGTGGACTGCAAGATGGACGCGCTGCTGGCGCTGCGGTCGCAAGCCAATCACGGCGGCGCGGTGAAGCTGTCGGTCAACGACTTCATCGTGCGCGCCGCCGCGCTGGCGCTGCGCGAAGTGCCTGAAGTGAACGTCAGTTGGCATGACGACGCCATCGAATACCACGCGGGCGCCGACATCTCGGTCGCCGTCGCCACTGACGGCGGCCTGGTCACGCCCATCGTGCGTGATGCCGACGTGAAGCCGCTGTCCGCCATCGCCGCCGAAATCGTCGAGCTGGCCGGCCGCGCCAAGATCAACCGCTTGAAGCCCGAGGAATTCACGGGCGGCTCGCTGACTGTCAGCAACCTGGGCATGTACGGCATCACCCAGTTCGCCGCCATCATCAACCCGCCGCAGGCCGCCATCCTGGCCGTGGGCGCGGCCGAACGCCGCCCCGTGGTGGGCGAGAACGGTGAGCTGGTGGCGGCCACCGTCATGACGGTGACCCTGTCCGCCGACCACCGCGCGGTGGACGGCGCCGTCGGCGCACGCTGGCTGGCGGCCTTTCGCACGCTGATCGAAAACCCCGTACGGATTCTGCTGTGA
- a CDS encoding VOC family protein — protein sequence MSALHMTVPMEVGICCQDLDALLAFYTDVVGLTLVNRVSVPADKARATGLTAHGYDVARLQTPYGERIKLLQPSVAPDAAVRGAAILDRQGATYLTFIVRDLAGVVRGLQARGVVFDSAPAPMEVRPGTWLAFFRDPEGNVLELVEYDDPAAYRPDLAAAAT from the coding sequence ATGAGCGCACTGCACATGACCGTGCCGATGGAAGTCGGCATCTGCTGCCAGGACCTGGACGCGTTGCTGGCGTTCTACACGGACGTCGTCGGCCTGACGCTGGTGAACCGCGTGAGCGTGCCTGCCGACAAGGCGCGCGCCACCGGCCTGACCGCGCATGGCTACGACGTGGCGCGCTTGCAGACGCCTTACGGCGAACGCATCAAGCTGCTGCAACCCAGCGTGGCGCCTGACGCCGCCGTGCGCGGCGCGGCCATCCTGGACCGCCAGGGCGCCACCTATCTGACCTTCATCGTGCGTGACCTGGCCGGCGTGGTGCGCGGGCTGCAAGCGCGCGGCGTGGTGTTCGACAGCGCGCCCGCGCCGATGGAAGTGCGCCCCGGCACCTGGCTGGCGTTCTTCCGCGACCCCGAAGGCAACGTGCTGGAACTGGTCGAATACGACGATCCCGCCGCCTACCGGCCCGACCTGGCCGCCGCCGCAACCTAG
- a CDS encoding alpha-ketoacid dehydrogenase subunit alpha/beta has product MATYQPLESQAPWRQLTVDTGDWQQADPALLGTMLTQLHWIRAFEEAVLDLAAEGLVHGPAHSSVGQEGGAVGSVLALSAGDQINGSHRGHHQFLAKALQHVAPLGLDPRNPLTPAIDEVLQKTLAEIMGLAQGYCRGRGGSMHLRWLEAGALGTNAIVGGGVPLAAGAGWAHKHAGTDRVAVTYFGDGAVNIGSVLETMNLTAAWKTPLCFFIENNRYAVSTTVEESTAEPRLSARGLAFNIPSWKVDGMDPLAVHLAMSEAVAHMRAGNGPTIVEVDVYRFFHQNGPFPGSAFGYRTKDEEAQWRRRDPLDKIATEMIGRQLITQAEVDALRQRCKDVMKDVCSRLTEAADGGKRRVRADLWPRPDFRDVGLRSDGAELAGLRYQDADDYTGAKVERKFVDAVADVLDRRMETDPGVIVLGEDVHRLKGGTNGATRGLKDKYPDRVLGTPISENAFAGLGGGLAMDGRYKPIVEFMYPDFMWVAADQIFNQIGKARHMFGGDIDVPFVLRTKVAMGTGYGSQHSMDPAGIFATAPGWRIVAPSTPYDYVGLMNTALASKDPVLVIEHVDLYASSGDVADGDLDYAIPFGRARVRREGGKVTILTYLSMVSRALKAAEEAGVDAEVIDLRTLDRASLDWDTIGASIQKTNNVLIVEQGARGTSYGAMLSDEIQRRYFDWLDQPIKRVTGGEASPSISKVLERAAFADTEEVLAGLADVLADLGEQA; this is encoded by the coding sequence ATGGCCACCTACCAACCGCTTGAGTCCCAAGCGCCCTGGCGGCAACTGACGGTTGACACCGGCGACTGGCAGCAGGCGGACCCCGCCCTGCTCGGCACCATGCTCACCCAGTTGCACTGGATACGCGCTTTTGAAGAAGCCGTGCTGGACCTGGCCGCCGAAGGCCTGGTGCACGGCCCCGCGCACTCGTCCGTGGGCCAGGAAGGCGGCGCGGTCGGTTCCGTGCTGGCCCTGAGCGCGGGCGACCAGATCAACGGCTCGCATCGCGGGCACCACCAGTTTCTGGCCAAGGCGTTGCAACACGTGGCCCCGCTGGGCCTGGACCCGCGCAACCCGCTCACGCCCGCCATTGATGAAGTCCTGCAAAAGACGCTGGCCGAGATCATGGGCCTGGCGCAAGGCTATTGCCGGGGCCGTGGGGGCAGCATGCACCTGCGCTGGCTGGAAGCGGGCGCGCTGGGCACCAACGCCATCGTGGGCGGCGGCGTGCCGCTGGCGGCGGGCGCGGGCTGGGCGCACAAGCACGCGGGCACCGACCGCGTGGCCGTCACCTACTTCGGCGACGGCGCGGTGAACATCGGGTCCGTGCTGGAAACGATGAACCTGACCGCCGCGTGGAAGACGCCGCTGTGCTTCTTCATCGAGAACAACCGCTACGCCGTGTCCACCACGGTGGAAGAGTCCACCGCCGAACCGCGCCTTTCCGCGCGTGGCCTGGCCTTCAACATTCCATCGTGGAAAGTCGACGGCATGGACCCGCTGGCCGTGCATCTGGCCATGTCGGAGGCCGTGGCGCACATGCGCGCGGGCAACGGCCCGACCATCGTGGAAGTGGACGTCTACCGCTTCTTCCACCAGAACGGCCCATTTCCCGGCAGCGCCTTTGGCTACCGCACCAAGGACGAAGAAGCGCAATGGCGCCGCCGCGATCCGCTGGACAAGATCGCCACCGAAATGATCGGCCGCCAACTGATCACGCAAGCGGAAGTGGACGCGCTGCGCCAACGCTGCAAGGACGTCATGAAAGACGTATGCAGCCGCCTGACCGAAGCGGCTGACGGCGGCAAGCGCCGCGTGCGCGCCGACCTCTGGCCACGCCCGGACTTCCGCGACGTGGGCCTGCGCAGTGATGGGGCCGAACTGGCCGGCCTGCGCTACCAGGACGCCGACGACTACACGGGCGCCAAGGTCGAACGCAAGTTCGTCGATGCCGTGGCCGACGTGCTGGACCGCCGCATGGAAACCGACCCCGGCGTCATCGTGCTGGGCGAAGACGTGCACCGCTTGAAGGGCGGCACCAACGGCGCCACGCGCGGCCTGAAGGACAAGTATCCCGACCGCGTGCTGGGCACCCCGATTTCCGAGAACGCCTTCGCCGGCTTGGGCGGCGGCCTGGCAATGGACGGGCGCTATAAGCCCATCGTTGAATTCATGTACCCCGACTTCATGTGGGTGGCGGCCGACCAGATCTTCAACCAGATCGGCAAGGCCCGCCACATGTTCGGCGGCGACATCGACGTGCCCTTCGTGCTGCGCACCAAGGTCGCGATGGGCACGGGCTATGGCTCGCAGCATTCGATGGACCCGGCCGGCATCTTCGCCACCGCGCCGGGCTGGCGCATCGTGGCGCCCTCCACGCCTTATGACTACGTGGGGCTGATGAACACCGCGCTGGCCTCCAAGGATCCGGTGCTGGTCATCGAACACGTGGACTTGTATGCGTCGTCGGGCGACGTGGCCGACGGCGACCTGGACTACGCCATTCCGTTTGGCCGCGCCCGCGTGCGCCGCGAAGGCGGCAAGGTCACCATCCTGACGTACCTGTCGATGGTCAGCCGCGCGCTCAAGGCGGCCGAGGAAGCAGGCGTGGACGCCGAAGTGATCGACCTGCGCACGCTGGACCGCGCCAGCCTCGATTGGGACACCATCGGCGCCAGCATCCAGAAGACCAACAACGTGCTGATCGTGGAGCAGGGCGCGCGCGGCACGTCCTACGGCGCGATGCTGTCCGACGAAATCCAGCGGCGCTACTTTGATTGGCTGGACCAGCCGATCAAGCGCGTCACCGGCGGCGAAGCCTCGCCCAGCATCTCGAAGGTGCTGGAACGCGCGGCGTTCGCCGACACCGAGGAAGTGCTGGCGGGCCTGGCCGACGTGCTGGCCGATCTGGGAGAACAGGCATGA
- a CDS encoding SDR family NAD(P)-dependent oxidoreductase, with product MDHTTEVIHSELRGQRVVITGGAKGIGFSTAQAFVRQGARVALLDMDATALDAAVADLKTAGGDAMAVQASVTDADAVERAFAQVEQAWGGIDVLINNAGISANKPTLEVTVDEWRRAVDINLTGVFLCAQAAGRRMVPAGSGSIINLASMYGVVAAPDRAAYCATKGAVVLLTETLAVEWGPMGVRVNALAPGYVETDLVRDLAARGRLDPERLKQRTPLRRMAQPAEMADLAVFLASRQAAYITGHTLVADGGWSRYSYL from the coding sequence TTGGACCACACCACAGAAGTCATCCACAGCGAGCTGCGTGGCCAGCGCGTCGTCATTACCGGCGGCGCCAAGGGCATCGGCTTTTCCACCGCGCAGGCCTTTGTGCGCCAAGGCGCGCGCGTGGCCTTGCTGGACATGGACGCCACCGCGCTGGACGCCGCCGTGGCGGACTTGAAAACGGCGGGCGGCGACGCCATGGCCGTGCAGGCATCCGTGACCGACGCCGACGCGGTCGAGCGCGCGTTCGCCCAGGTCGAACAGGCCTGGGGCGGCATCGACGTATTGATCAACAACGCCGGCATCTCGGCCAACAAGCCCACGCTGGAAGTCACCGTGGATGAATGGCGCCGCGCCGTGGACATCAACCTGACGGGCGTATTTCTTTGCGCGCAGGCGGCGGGCCGCCGCATGGTGCCGGCCGGCTCGGGCAGCATCATCAACCTGGCCTCGATGTACGGCGTGGTGGCCGCGCCCGACCGCGCCGCCTACTGCGCCACCAAGGGCGCCGTCGTGCTCTTGACCGAAACACTGGCGGTGGAATGGGGCCCGATGGGGGTGCGCGTGAATGCGCTGGCGCCCGGCTACGTTGAAACCGACCTGGTGCGCGACCTGGCGGCGCGCGGCCGTCTTGACCCCGAACGCCTGAAACAGCGCACGCCCCTGCGGCGCATGGCGCAGCCGGCCGAAATGGCCGACCTGGCGGTTTTCCTGGCATCGCGCCAGGCCGCCTACATCACCGGACACACCCTGGTGGCCGATGGCGGCTGGAGCCGCTACAGCTACCTTTAA